The following proteins come from a genomic window of Daphnia carinata strain CSIRO-1 chromosome 8, CSIRO_AGI_Dcar_HiC_V3, whole genome shotgun sequence:
- the LOC130700194 gene encoding band 7 protein AGAP004871-like isoform X3, whose product MFALELASAPVNSSSSFSDRFGGGGNGDEPASSIPPEFRSKYGTAFADYPQPLSDPVRTRIWGPPVVRGSADPGGPGICAFILTLFSFLLILATFPLSLCFSVKVVQEYERAVIFRLGRLLKGGARGPGIFFIVPCIDTYRKVDLRTVSFDVPPQEILSRDSVTVAVDAVVYYRVQNPTIAVSNVENFSHSTRLLAATTLRNVLGTKNLAEILSERETISHTMQSSLDEATDPWGVKVERVEIKDVRLPVQLQRAMAAEAEAAREARAKVIAAEGEQKASRALKEAAEVIAESPAALQLRYLQTLNTISAEKNSTIIFPLPIDILKHFIKPSKVDKYDL is encoded by the exons ATGTTCGCCCTAGAGTTGGCATCGGCGCCCGTCAACTCTTCGTCGTCCTTTTCGGATCGCTTTGGCGGCGGTGGCAACGGAGATGAGCCGGCCTCatcgataccgcccgaattcAGGAGCAAGTACGGCACCGCCTTTGCCGATTACCCACAGCCTTTGTCCGATCCAGTTAGGACTAGGATCTGGGGCCCTCCTGTTGTTCGTGGCTCGGCAG ACCCTGGCGGCCCTGGCATCTGTGCATTCATCCTGACGCTTTTCTCTTTCCTGCTCATTTTGGCTACGTTCCCGCTCTCGCTATGCTTCTCCGTCAAG GTGGTGCAAGAATACGAAAGGGCCGTCATTTTCCGCCTGGGTCGCTTGCTCAAAGGCGGTGCCCGCGGTCCCGGTATCTTCTTTATCGTCCCGTGCATCGACACTTACCGCAAGGTTGATCTTCGTACCGTCTCCTTCGATGTCCCACCGCAAGAG ATCTTGTCACGTGACTCCGTGACGGTGGCCGTCGACGCGGTCGTCTATTACCGCGTGCAAAATCCAACCATAGCCGTTTCCAATGTGgaaaatttcag CCATTCGACCCGTTTGCTGGCGGCCACAACGCTACGTAACGTCTTGGGTACCAAGAACTTGGCCGAAATCCTGTCGGAACGCGAGACCATCTCGCACACTATGCAGAGCTCATTGGACGAGGCCACCGACCCTTGGGGTGTTAAAGTCGAACGTGTCGAAAT taaggACGTTCGTTTGCCGGTGCAGTTGCAGCGCGCCATGGCTGCCGAGGCCGAGGCTGCCCGTGAAGCCCGCGCCAAAGTCATCGCCGCCGAGGGAGAACAGAAAGCCTCTCGTGCTCTCAAGGAAGCCGCTGAAGTCATCGCCGAATCCCCGGCCGCCCTTCAG CTACGCTATCTTCAAACGCTCAACACCATTTCAGCCGAGAAGAATTCAACCATCATATTTCCGTTGCCGATCGATATATTGAAGCATTTCATCAAACCTAGCAAGGTCGATAAATATGATTTGTGA
- the LOC130700194 gene encoding band 7 protein AGAP004871-like isoform X2 — protein sequence MFALELASAPVNSSSSFSDRFGGGGNGDEPASSIPPEFRSKYGTAFADYPQPLSDPVRTRIWGPPVVRGSAADPGGPGICAFILTLFSFLLILATFPLSLCFSVKVVQEYERAVIFRLGRLLKGGARGPGIFFIVPCIDTYRKVDLRTVSFDVPPQEILSRDSVTVAVDAVVYYRVQNPTIAVSNVENFSHSTRLLAATTLRNVLGTKNLAEILSERETISHTMQSSLDEATDPWGVKVERVEIKDVRLPVQLQRAMAAEAEAAREARAKVIAAEGEQKASRALKEAAEVIAESPAALQLRYLQTLNTISAEKNSTIIFPLPIDILKHFIKPSKVDKYDL from the exons ATGTTCGCCCTAGAGTTGGCATCGGCGCCCGTCAACTCTTCGTCGTCCTTTTCGGATCGCTTTGGCGGCGGTGGCAACGGAGATGAGCCGGCCTCatcgataccgcccgaattcAGGAGCAAGTACGGCACCGCCTTTGCCGATTACCCACAGCCTTTGTCCGATCCAGTTAGGACTAGGATCTGGGGCCCTCCTGTTGTTCGTGGCTCGGCAG CAGACCCTGGCGGCCCTGGCATCTGTGCATTCATCCTGACGCTTTTCTCTTTCCTGCTCATTTTGGCTACGTTCCCGCTCTCGCTATGCTTCTCCGTCAAG GTGGTGCAAGAATACGAAAGGGCCGTCATTTTCCGCCTGGGTCGCTTGCTCAAAGGCGGTGCCCGCGGTCCCGGTATCTTCTTTATCGTCCCGTGCATCGACACTTACCGCAAGGTTGATCTTCGTACCGTCTCCTTCGATGTCCCACCGCAAGAG ATCTTGTCACGTGACTCCGTGACGGTGGCCGTCGACGCGGTCGTCTATTACCGCGTGCAAAATCCAACCATAGCCGTTTCCAATGTGgaaaatttcag CCATTCGACCCGTTTGCTGGCGGCCACAACGCTACGTAACGTCTTGGGTACCAAGAACTTGGCCGAAATCCTGTCGGAACGCGAGACCATCTCGCACACTATGCAGAGCTCATTGGACGAGGCCACCGACCCTTGGGGTGTTAAAGTCGAACGTGTCGAAAT taaggACGTTCGTTTGCCGGTGCAGTTGCAGCGCGCCATGGCTGCCGAGGCCGAGGCTGCCCGTGAAGCCCGCGCCAAAGTCATCGCCGCCGAGGGAGAACAGAAAGCCTCTCGTGCTCTCAAGGAAGCCGCTGAAGTCATCGCCGAATCCCCGGCCGCCCTTCAG CTACGCTATCTTCAAACGCTCAACACCATTTCAGCCGAGAAGAATTCAACCATCATATTTCCGTTGCCGATCGATATATTGAAGCATTTCATCAAACCTAGCAAGGTCGATAAATATGATTTGTGA
- the LOC130700194 gene encoding mechanosensory protein 2-like isoform X8 translates to MWKNVKETCRENGLASDPGGPGICAFILTLFSFLLILATFPLSLCFSVKVVQEYERAVIFRLGRLLKGGARGPGIFFIVPCIDTYRKVDLRTVSFDVPPQEILSRDSVTVAVDAVVYYRVQNPTIAVSNVENFSHSTRLLAATTLRNVLGTKNLAEILSERETISHTMQSSLDEATDPWGVKVERVEIKDVRLPVQLQRAMAAEAEAAREARAKVIAAEGEQKASRALKEAAEVIAESPAALQLRYLQTLNTISAEKNSTIIFPLPIDILKHFIKPSKVDKYDL, encoded by the exons CAGACCCTGGCGGCCCTGGCATCTGTGCATTCATCCTGACGCTTTTCTCTTTCCTGCTCATTTTGGCTACGTTCCCGCTCTCGCTATGCTTCTCCGTCAAG GTGGTGCAAGAATACGAAAGGGCCGTCATTTTCCGCCTGGGTCGCTTGCTCAAAGGCGGTGCCCGCGGTCCCGGTATCTTCTTTATCGTCCCGTGCATCGACACTTACCGCAAGGTTGATCTTCGTACCGTCTCCTTCGATGTCCCACCGCAAGAG ATCTTGTCACGTGACTCCGTGACGGTGGCCGTCGACGCGGTCGTCTATTACCGCGTGCAAAATCCAACCATAGCCGTTTCCAATGTGgaaaatttcag CCATTCGACCCGTTTGCTGGCGGCCACAACGCTACGTAACGTCTTGGGTACCAAGAACTTGGCCGAAATCCTGTCGGAACGCGAGACCATCTCGCACACTATGCAGAGCTCATTGGACGAGGCCACCGACCCTTGGGGTGTTAAAGTCGAACGTGTCGAAAT taaggACGTTCGTTTGCCGGTGCAGTTGCAGCGCGCCATGGCTGCCGAGGCCGAGGCTGCCCGTGAAGCCCGCGCCAAAGTCATCGCCGCCGAGGGAGAACAGAAAGCCTCTCGTGCTCTCAAGGAAGCCGCTGAAGTCATCGCCGAATCCCCGGCCGCCCTTCAG CTACGCTATCTTCAAACGCTCAACACCATTTCAGCCGAGAAGAATTCAACCATCATATTTCCGTTGCCGATCGATATATTGAAGCATTTCATCAAACCTAGCAAGGTCGATAAATATGATTTGTGA